The nucleotide window GGAACCTCCGCGGTCAAGTTACCGGTGCTCACGTTGGTTCTGCCGTAGGCGTCAACGCTGAACTTCACGAAGGGAACCTTTCTCATCTCGCTCTCATTTCTGACAGCAACGAAGCTCCAGTTGAAGAAAAAGACCTCGCTCGCGTTGATTAGGTAGGTTGAGTTTTTGACTTTAATCGCGAACCCATCTTCCGTTCTGTAGACTATAGTGCCGTTGAAGACACCAACCTGTTCCAAGTCAGCTGGAGAACTGTATTCCTGAAGGGGACAGATAGAGCGAGTGATTTCCTTAGTAGTTTCATTCTTTTCCGGGCTCTGGCTCAAAACGAAGGCAAAAACCAATACAAGAGTGACGACAACGGCGAGGACAACCCTTCTTCCAGACATAGCACCACCGGAAGAATATGACAGTCGAGGGTTATAACTTTTTCTTCAAAAAGTTGTCAAAAGGAAGTCAACCCTTCAGGAAAGCCTCGACAAGGTTCCTCGTCTCGTTGAGAGCTTCAAGCGGAATGCCCTTTGGAAGGCCCCCGATTTCTCCTTTAACGTCCTTGAGGACGCCCTCTCCAGCCCCAAGGAACATGCCCTCGCTGACAATTCCGCGGAAGTTCGCCGGCGGAAGCAGAGCAACGGCAACGCGGTTGCCTTCCTTAACAGTCAGGTCGTTGGTAACGACGGTGATAGCTCTGTCACCGATGTTGACGTTGGTGACGAGCAAGCGGTCAGCGTTCGGATGTTTAGCGACGCTCATGACCTCTCCGACCTTTATGTCCACAGCTATGACCGGGTCGTTTATCTTTCCGAGGGCCAAGCGTTTGTCGAGGCCGAGTATCGTGTTCAGGAAGAAGCGGATTCTGGCAACCTGCTCCTCAACCTTCTCCCTTTCATCTTTGGAGGCGTTGCTTATGAACTTGTGGTGCCAGTCCTTGCCACCCAAGGCCTCGATTATTTCAAGGGCCTTCTCCTTGAGGGCCTTCATCTGGGGTGTCTCAATGAGTTCCTTCGGCTCAATGTAGGAATAACGCATCGCCTGTATCTCAGGCAACATCTCCTTGCCGAGTTTTATAGCCCTCTTCTTGTCCCAGTGCCCCTTGAACTTCGCTCCCTCAATCGTCTTCAGAAAGAGCTCTATCGCCTTCTCCGCCACGAGTAAGCGGTAATCCTTGCTCGTGTCCCACATCTTCATCACCTTCAACTGCCTTTAAAACCCGTCTCTTAACGCTTTCGTCCCTTATGCCTTCCGCTATCGAGCGAGCTTTGGCCAACTCACCCCGCCTTGCGTAGGCAACGGCAACCTCCCCGAGCAGTTCCGATGCAAGGCCAGCGTCTCTAACCACGCCAGCCAGGATTAAGGGTTCTTCAAGACGGCCGATTTTGAGCAGTCTCATCGCTATCGAGAAAATCTCCCCGTCCATCGGCCTGAATTTACCTATGAGGATTAGGTCAAGGGCCTCGTTGAAGACCTTTCTCGCAAGGTAAGGCCTCTCGTGGAGGAAGAGCCAGTAACTGAGGTGGAGCATCTCAACGGCCCTCTCCTCGAGGGGAAGAAATCGCATTACCTCTATTGCCCTCTCGATGTCTCCTTTTTCTATCAGCTCAGCAACTACAGGT belongs to Thermococcus sp. and includes:
- a CDS encoding tRNA-binding protein, whose product is MWDTSKDYRLLVAEKAIELFLKTIEGAKFKGHWDKKRAIKLGKEMLPEIQAMRYSYIEPKELIETPQMKALKEKALEIIEALGGKDWHHKFISNASKDEREKVEEQVARIRFFLNTILGLDKRLALGKINDPVIAVDIKVGEVMSVAKHPNADRLLVTNVNIGDRAITVVTNDLTVKEGNRVAVALLPPANFRGIVSEGMFLGAGEGVLKDVKGEIGGLPKGIPLEALNETRNLVEAFLKG